In Polyodon spathula isolate WHYD16114869_AA unplaced genomic scaffold, ASM1765450v1 scaffolds_764, whole genome shotgun sequence, one genomic interval encodes:
- the LOC121308599 gene encoding aldehyde dehydrogenase family 3 member A2-like isoform X5: MYPVVNGGVPETQELLQQRFDHVFYTGNGAVGKLVMGAAVHHLTPVTLELGGKSPCYIDKDCDLSVVCRRITWGKFVNCGQTCIAPDYVLCEQSIQGRVVEGIRHTLLEFYGDDPKTSPDYGRMINKRHFKRVMDLLEGETVALGGESDEADCYIAPTVLLDVPPHSRVMQEEIFGPVLPLVSVGSVDEAIRFINQREKPLALYVFSYDKKLIKRMISETSSGGVIANDTLLHYSVGSLPFGGVGKSGIGSYHGKHSFERMSHQRACLIRSLSREGMNKVRYPPQEASKLRVAKYFMQKRLWTGGLCWVTLAVLAALLVLALLITLLALILKGSEQ, encoded by the exons atGTACCCCGTGGTGAACGGAGGGGTCCCCGAGACCCAGGAGCTCCTGCAGCAGCGCTTCGATCACGTCTTCTACACGGGGAACGGCGCCGTGGGCAAGCTGGTGATGGGGGCTGCTGTTCACCACCTCACCCCCGTCACCCTGGAGCTGGGCGGGAAGAGCCCCTGCTACATCGACAAGGACTGTGACCTCTCCGTCGTCTGCCG ccGGATCACGTGGGGGAAGTTTGTAAACTGTGGGCAGACGTGCATCGCCCCCGACTACGTTCTGTGTGAGCAGAGCATCCAGGGCAGGGTGGTGGAGGGGATCCGACACACACTGCTG GAATTCTACGGCGATGATCCCAAGACGTCTCCAGATTACGGGCGCATGATCAACAAGCGGCACTTCAAGAGAGTGATGGATCTGCTGGAGGGGGAGACGGTGGCTCTGGGCGGGGAGAGCGACGAGGCTGACTGCTACATCG CCCCCACAGTGCTGCTGGATGTGCCCCCCCACTCCAGGGTCATGCAGGAGGAGATCTTCGGCCCCGTCCTTCCCCTGGTGAGCGTGGGGAGCGTCGACGAGGCCATTCGCTTCATCAACCAGAGAGAGAAGCCCCTGGCTCTGTACGTCTTCTCATACGACAAAAAG CTGATAAAGCGGATGATCTCTGAGACTTCCAGTGGAGGGGTGATCGCGAATGATACACTGCTGCATTACAGCGTCGGCTCGTTGCCCTTCGGGGGTGTGG GTAAAAGTGGAATAGGCAGCTACCATGGGAAGCACAGCTTTGAGCGGATGAGCCACCAGCGCGCCTGCCTGATCCGGTCTCTGTCCCGGGAGGGGATGAACAAGGTGCGCTACCCTCCCCAGGAGGCCAGCAAGCTCCGGGTGGCCAAGTACTTCATGCAGAAGAGGCTGTGGACAGGGGGGCTGTGCTGGGTCACGCTGGCTGTGCTGGCTGCCCTGCTGGTTCTCGCTTTACTCATCACCCTGCTGGCTCTCATCCTCAAG GGCTCCGAACAATGA
- the LOC121308600 gene encoding carbonic anhydrase 4-like: MKHSFLLLLLLTTTLPFISSEHWCYQSQDECEEQCYGPSKWHTVYAKCGGNKQAPINIVTKKTESNPKLKPFTFEGYDRAQDVLVKNNGHSVETALPPGVRITGAGLADAYKALQFHLHWGSDGQAGSEHTIDGERYPMELHIVHLKEQYHREEEAVNDAVGFAVLGFLFEESGEDNPSYKGLIDALGRISHYGFNTTVKDLRLDDLIPKQEDLARYYRYEGSLTTPGCNEAVVWTLFEKPIPLSRAQLTAFSQKLFFNTGKPMERIFRPVQQAHGRTVYRSSSSSVLASTAVLSASIISTLGFWSFQFLDLTR, from the exons ATGAAAcactccttcctcctcctcctcctcctcaccaccACCTTACCATTCATCAGCAGCG aacattggTGCTATCAATCTCAGGATGAATGCGAGGAGCAGTGCTATG GGCCCAGCAAGTGGCACACTGTATATGCAAAATGTGGTGGGAATAAGCAGGCGCCTATAAACATTGTGACCAAAAAAACAGAGTCCAATCCGAAACTGAAGCCCTTTACCTTTGAAGGGTATGATCGCGCTCAAGACGTCCTGGTCAAAAACAATGGCCATTCCG TTGAAACAGCTCTGCCGCCTGGTGTGAGGATCACGGGGGCGGGTCTGGCGGACGCGTATAAAGCTTTGCAGTTTCACCTGCACTGGGGCTCCGACGGGCAGGCTGGCTCCGAGCACACCATCGACGGAGAGCGGTACCCCATGGAG CTTCATATAGTGCACCTTAAAGAGCAGTATCACCGGGAAGAGGAGGCAGTAAATGACGCAGTAGGGTTTGCTGTGCTTGGATTCCTGTTTGAG GAGTCAGGCGAAGACAATCCCAGTTATAAAGGTTTGATCGATGCCCTGGGAAGAATCTCGCACTATG GCTTCAACACTACAGTAAAAGACCTGAGATTAGACGATCTTATCCCAAAGCAGGAAGACCTGGCTAGGTATTACCGCTATGAAGGGTCTCTGACGACCCCCGGCTGCAATGAGGCTGTTGTGTGGACGCTGTTCGAGAAGCCCATTCCGCTGAGCAGAGCACAG CTCACAGCTTTTTCTCAGAAGCTCTTCTTCAACACAGGGAAGCCCATGGAACGGATCTTCAGGCCCGTTCAACAGGCGCACGGCCGCACGGTGTACCGATCCAGCAGCAGCTCTGTGCTGGCAAGCACTGCTGTGCTGTCAGCCTCTATTATAAGTACCCTGGGTTTCTGGTCATTTCAATTCCTTGATTTGACCAGGTAG
- the LOC121308667 gene encoding plasma kallikrein-like isoform X2 → MVCVFKKLDTIALQFLLLLTLALALAEETIPCGTRSAERGGERVVAGKGAEPGLWPWQVALYLVPHTRVTCGGAIVNRDWIVSAGHCFLGPYRDPLKWKVTLGLVDTVVPEHWAQRSGVDKLYVHEQFFNPDNDIALLHLSSPAEFNDYVRPACLPCAGAINTDEWSNCYVTGFGLFSETGAQEVLQQAAVRLTPADECKSKEMYGAYVNDNMACAGLAGEVENTCQVNSGGPLVCKLKGGSSAFRLVGAGSWARGCADPDKPGVYSSVSRYVEWIANTTGIAAEALQGETTTLTCH, encoded by the exons atggtgtgtgtttttaagaaatTAGACACGATTGCCTTGCAATTTCTGTTGCTACTTACTTTAGCACTTGCCTTGGCCGAGGAAACAATAC CGTGCGGCACCAGGTCTGCAGAACGCGGGGGCGAGCGGGTCGTGGCAGGTAAAGGTGCAGAACCGGGGCTGTGGCCCTGGCAGGTGGCGCTCTACCTAGTGCCGCACACTCGAGTGACCTGCGGCGGAGCCATCGTTAACAGAGACTGGATTGTAAGCGCAGGGCACTGCTTTCTTGGTCCTTATAG ggatccTCTTAAATGGAAGGTAACCCTTGGGTTGGTTGATACAGTGGTTCCTGAGCACTGGGCACAGCGGTCGGGCGTGGATAAACTTTACGTGCATGAGCAGTTTTTTAACCCTGATAACGACATCGCCCTGCTCCATTTAAGTAGCCCAGCTGAGTTCAATGATTACGTCAGACCAGCCTGCCTCCCGTGCGCTGGCGCAATCAACACGGACGAGTGGAGTAACTGCTATGTAACTGGATTCGGACTGTTTTCAGAAACGG GAGCTCAAGAAGTCCTTCAGCAGGCTGCAGTGAGGCTGACCCCAGCAGATGAATGTAAAAGTAAAGAAATGTATGGTGCATACGTGAACGACAACATGGCGTGTGCTGGCTTGGCGGGAGAGGTGGAGAACACCTGTCAG gttaacaGCGGGGGtcctctggtttgtaaactgAAAGGAGGGAGCAGTGCCTTCCGGCTTGTGGGAGCGGGGAGCTGGGCTCGCGGGTGCGCTGACCCCGACAAGCCCGGGGTGTATTCCTCAGTCAGCAGGTACGTCGAGTGGATTGCAAACACAACGGGCATCGCTGCAGAGGCACTGCAAGGGGAGACGACCACACTGACGTGTCACTGA
- the LOC121308667 gene encoding transmembrane protease serine 2-like isoform X3, translating to MVCVFKKLDTIALQFLLLLTLALALAEETIPCGTRSAERGGERVVAGKGAEPGLWPWQVALYLVPHTRVTCGGAIVNRDWIVSAGHCFLGPYRDPLKWKVTLGLVDTVVPEHWAQRSGVDKLYVHEQFFNPDNDIALLHLSSPAEFNDYVRPACLPCAGAINTDEWSNCYVTGFGLFSETGTVVKGAQEVLQQAAVRLTPADECKSKEMYGAYVNDNMACAGLAGEVENTCQVARLTAGVLWFVN from the exons atggtgtgtgtttttaagaaatTAGACACGATTGCCTTGCAATTTCTGTTGCTACTTACTTTAGCACTTGCCTTGGCCGAGGAAACAATAC CGTGCGGCACCAGGTCTGCAGAACGCGGGGGCGAGCGGGTCGTGGCAGGTAAAGGTGCAGAACCGGGGCTGTGGCCCTGGCAGGTGGCGCTCTACCTAGTGCCGCACACTCGAGTGACCTGCGGCGGAGCCATCGTTAACAGAGACTGGATTGTAAGCGCAGGGCACTGCTTTCTTGGTCCTTATAG ggatccTCTTAAATGGAAGGTAACCCTTGGGTTGGTTGATACAGTGGTTCCTGAGCACTGGGCACAGCGGTCGGGCGTGGATAAACTTTACGTGCATGAGCAGTTTTTTAACCCTGATAACGACATCGCCCTGCTCCATTTAAGTAGCCCAGCTGAGTTCAATGATTACGTCAGACCAGCCTGCCTCCCGTGCGCTGGCGCAATCAACACGGACGAGTGGAGTAACTGCTATGTAACTGGATTCGGACTGTTTTCAGAAACGGGTACGGTAGTGAAAG GAGCTCAAGAAGTCCTTCAGCAGGCTGCAGTGAGGCTGACCCCAGCAGATGAATGTAAAAGTAAAGAAATGTATGGTGCATACGTGAACGACAACATGGCGTGTGCTGGCTTGGCGGGAGAGGTGGAGAACACCTGTCAGGTAGCAAG gttaacaGCGGGGGtcctctggtttgtaaactgA
- the LOC121308667 gene encoding plasma kallikrein-like isoform X1, which translates to MVCVFKKLDTIALQFLLLLTLALALAEETIPCGTRSAERGGERVVAGKGAEPGLWPWQVALYLVPHTRVTCGGAIVNRDWIVSAGHCFLGPYRDPLKWKVTLGLVDTVVPEHWAQRSGVDKLYVHEQFFNPDNDIALLHLSSPAEFNDYVRPACLPCAGAINTDEWSNCYVTGFGLFSETGTVVKGAQEVLQQAAVRLTPADECKSKEMYGAYVNDNMACAGLAGEVENTCQVNSGGPLVCKLKGGSSAFRLVGAGSWARGCADPDKPGVYSSVSRYVEWIANTTGIAAEALQGETTTLTCH; encoded by the exons atggtgtgtgtttttaagaaatTAGACACGATTGCCTTGCAATTTCTGTTGCTACTTACTTTAGCACTTGCCTTGGCCGAGGAAACAATAC CGTGCGGCACCAGGTCTGCAGAACGCGGGGGCGAGCGGGTCGTGGCAGGTAAAGGTGCAGAACCGGGGCTGTGGCCCTGGCAGGTGGCGCTCTACCTAGTGCCGCACACTCGAGTGACCTGCGGCGGAGCCATCGTTAACAGAGACTGGATTGTAAGCGCAGGGCACTGCTTTCTTGGTCCTTATAG ggatccTCTTAAATGGAAGGTAACCCTTGGGTTGGTTGATACAGTGGTTCCTGAGCACTGGGCACAGCGGTCGGGCGTGGATAAACTTTACGTGCATGAGCAGTTTTTTAACCCTGATAACGACATCGCCCTGCTCCATTTAAGTAGCCCAGCTGAGTTCAATGATTACGTCAGACCAGCCTGCCTCCCGTGCGCTGGCGCAATCAACACGGACGAGTGGAGTAACTGCTATGTAACTGGATTCGGACTGTTTTCAGAAACGGGTACGGTAGTGAAAG GAGCTCAAGAAGTCCTTCAGCAGGCTGCAGTGAGGCTGACCCCAGCAGATGAATGTAAAAGTAAAGAAATGTATGGTGCATACGTGAACGACAACATGGCGTGTGCTGGCTTGGCGGGAGAGGTGGAGAACACCTGTCAG gttaacaGCGGGGGtcctctggtttgtaaactgAAAGGAGGGAGCAGTGCCTTCCGGCTTGTGGGAGCGGGGAGCTGGGCTCGCGGGTGCGCTGACCCCGACAAGCCCGGGGTGTATTCCTCAGTCAGCAGGTACGTCGAGTGGATTGCAAACACAACGGGCATCGCTGCAGAGGCACTGCAAGGGGAGACGACCACACTGACGTGTCACTGA
- the asl gene encoding argininosuccinate lyase, whose translation MASSEGNKLWGGRFVGATDPIMEKFNASIHYDKRMWAADIQGSKAYVKALEKAGLVTKAEMEQILEGMDKIYEEWSKGVFDIKAGDEDIHTANERRLKELIGEAAGKLHTGRSRNDQVVTDMRLWLRDGISTVTGYLLQLINTMTERAASEIGILFPGYTHMQRAQPIQWSHWILSHAAALCRDVEKLEEMSRRVNILPLGSGAIAGNPFNIDRDLLRKELHFDAISVNSMDATSDRDFVAEFLFWASLCATHLSKMAEDLIIYSTKEFAFVMLSDAYSTGSSLMPQKKNPDSLELIRSKAGRLFGRCSGFLMTLKGLPSTYNKDLQEDKEAMFDSYDTVCAVLQIATGVVSTLKVNRTAMEAALSTDMLATDLAYYLVRKGMPFREAHGASGKAVHLAETKGIPLSQLTLEDLKTISLLFESDVSLVWNYTNSVEQYTAPGGTAESSVRAQIQHLRDWLKPRRS comes from the exons ATGGCTTCGTCTGAG GGAAACAAGCTTTGGGGTGGCAGGTTCGTGGGAGCGACAGACCCCATCATGGAGAAATTCAACGCCTCCATTCACTACGATAAGCGAATGTGGGCGGCCGATATTCAAGGCAGCAAGGCCTATGTAAAGGCCTTGGAGAAAGCTGGGCTGGTCACAAAGGCTGAAATGGAGCAGATTCTGGAAGGGATGGACAAG ATTTATGAAGAATGGTCCAAAGGAGTTTTTGACATCAAAGCAGGTGATGAAGACATTCACACAGCCAATGAGCGAAGACTAAAG GAGCTGATCGGAGAGGCAGCCGGTAAACTCCACACCGGTCGAAGCAGAAACGATCAG GTTGTGACTGACATGAGGCTGTGGCTGCGTGATGGCATCTCCACGGTAACCGGCTACCTCCTGCAGCTCATCAACACCATGACTGAGCGGGCTGCTTC GGAGATTGGCATTCTGTTTCCCGGGTACACCCATATGCAGAGGGCCCAGCCAATCCAATGGAGTCACTGGATCCTcag CCACGCTGCTGCGCTGTGTCGAGATGTGGAGAAGCTGGAGGAAATGAGCCGCAGAGTGAACATCCTTCCCTTGGGAAG CGGTGCGATCGCTGGCAATCCCTTCAACATTGACCGGGATCTTCTTCGGAAAG AGCTGCACTTTGATGCCATTAGTGTGAACAGTATGGATGCCACCAGCGACCGGGACTTTGTTG CGGAGTTCCTGTTCTGGGCCTCCCTGTGTGCGACGCACCTCAGTAAGATGGCAGAAGACCTTATCATCTACAGCACCAAGGAGTTTGCCTTTGTGATGCTCTCCGACGCCTACAG CACCGGGAGCAGTTTGATGCCTCAGAAGAAGAACCCAGACAGTTTGGAGCTGATCCGTAGTAAAGCCGGCCGCCTGTTCGGCAGG TGCTCAGGATTTCTGATGACTCTGAAAGGACTTCCAAGCACGTACAACAAAGACTTGCAG GAAGACAAGGAGGCCATGTTTGACAGTTATGATACGGTGTGTGCCGTGCTGCAGATCGCTACGGGTGTCGTTTCCACTCTCAAG GTCAATCGCACTGCAATGGAAGCTGCCTTGAGCACAGACATGCTTGCTACAGATCTGGCGTATTATCTCGTCAGAAAAGGA ATGCCTTTTCGAGAAGCCCATGGTGCCTCTGGGAAGGCTGTTCATTTAGCCGAGACCAAGGGCATTCCTCTCAGCCAGCTAACCCTGGAAGACTTAAAGACAATCAG CCTCTTGTTTGAGAGCGATGTGTCCCTTGTGTGGAATTACACTAACAGTGTTGAACAGTACACCGCACCAGGAGGGACAGCGGAGAGCAGTGTGAGAGCCCAGATCCAGCACCTCAGAGACTGGCTCAAACCACGCAGGTCCTAG